A region of Stigmatopora nigra isolate UIUO_SnigA chromosome 6, RoL_Snig_1.1, whole genome shotgun sequence DNA encodes the following proteins:
- the myh11a gene encoding myosin-11a isoform X1 codes for MSKKGPNEDEKFLFVDKDFLNSPMAQADWAAKKLVWIPSERHGFEAASIKEEHGDEVLVELADNAKKVTVNKDDIQKMNPPKFSKVEDMAELTCLNEASVLHNIRERYFSGLIYTYSGLFCVVVNPYKMLPIYSEKIVEMYKGKKRHEVPPHIYSITDNAYRNMMQDREDQSILCTGESGAGKTENTKKVIQYLAVVASSHKGKKDSSAQQSGSQFAYGELEKQLLQANPILEAFGNAKTIKNDNSSRFGKFIRINFDVTGYIVGANIETYLLEKSRCIRQAKIERAFHIFYYMIAGAKDNVREELLLEPFSNYRFLVAGHVQIPGQQDDELYEETMEAMNIMGFTDEERVDILKVCSTVMQLGNIEFKKERNQEQATMPDNTAAQKVCHLQGINVTDFTRAILTPRIKVGREVVQKAQTKEQADFAIEALAKAVFERLFRWILGRVNKALDKTKRQGASFLGILDIAGFEIFEDNSFEQLCINYTNEKLQQLFNHTMFILEQEEYQREGIEWNFIDFGLDLQPCIELIERPNNPPGILALLDEECWFPKATDVSFVEKLMSTQGNHVKFAKPKKLIDKTEFSLLHYAGKVDYNATSWLTKNMDPLNDNVTSLLNNSSSSFVQDLWKDTDRVVGLDTIAKMSDSSMGGGSKTKKGMFRTVGQLYKESLAKLMTTLHNTQPNFVRCIIPNHEKRAGKLDANLVLEQLRCNGVLEGIRICRQGFPNRIVFQEFRQRYEVLGASAIPKGFMDGKQACCLMIKHLDLDPNLYRIGQSKIFFRTGVLAQLEEERDLKITVIIIAFQSQARGFLARKAFAKRQQQLTAMKVIQRNCAAYLKLRNWQWWRLFTKVKPLLQVTRQEEEMSLKEDELQKSKENAAKYESELKEITLKHTTIMEERNALQEQLQAETELYAEAEEMRVRLGAKKQELEEILHEMEARLDEEEERSQSLLVEKKKMQQQMQELEEHLEEEEDARQKLQLEKVTCEGKIKKLEDDILVMEDQNNKLLKERKLMEERVADYSTNLAEEEEKSKNLTKLKNKHESMISELEVRLKKEEKTRQELDKVKRKLEAESNDLQEQLADLQAQIAELKAQLAKKEEELQTSLARLEDETAQKNNALKKIRELEGHISDLQEDLDSERAARNKAEKMKRDLGEELEALKSELEDTLDSTATQQELRAKREQEVTLLKRAIDDENRTHEAQIHEMRQKHTQAVEELTEQLEQSKRVKSNLEKAKQTLEKENSELTTEVRSLTQAKQDGDHKKKKLEGHVTDLQTRVNDSEKQKAELGERCSKITIELESVTNLLNEVEGKNIKLNKDVSSFSSQLQDAQELLAEETRQKLQFSTKLRQSEDDKNSLQEQLEEEMEAKRNIERQVSTLNIQLSDTKKKLEEMCGNSELLEESKKRLQRDLEAANTQFEEKAAAYDKLEKTKNRLQQELEDTLMDLDNQRQNVSNLEKKQKKFDQMLAEEKSVSSKYADERDRAEAEAREKETKSLSLARALDEAQDSREELERANKALKAEMEDLISSKDDVGKNVHELEKSKRGLEAQVEEMKTQLEELEDELQAAEDAKLRLEVNMQALKAQFERDLQGRDEMGEEKKRQLVKQVRELETELEDERKQRASAAAAKKKMETDIKDLEGQIDTANKGRDEAIKQLRKIQTQMKDFQRELEDARAAREEVLTTAKESEKKAKSLEAELIQLQEELASAERARKQAEAERDELSDELASNTSGKSALSDEKRRLEAKISQLEEELEEEQSNMEILNDRLRKSTQQVDQMNNELQTERSTSQKNESARQQLERHNKEMKAKLSEMENQVKSKFKASITALEGKVAQLEEALELENREKQANAKSMRQKDKKLKDVLMQVEDERKQAEQYKEQAEKANTRMKQLKRQLEESEEESQRATAARRKLQRELDEATETNDAMSREVNSLKSKLRRGNEPSFSNAPRRMGGGRRAVEDASEEEVDSQNDLNGKSAD; via the exons ATGTCCAAAaaaggcccaaacgaggacgaGAAGTTCCTTTTTGTTGACAAGGACTTCCTAAACAGCCCCATGGCTCAGGCCGACTGGGCAGCCAAGAAGCTGGTGTGGATCCCATCGGAGAGACATGGCTTTGAGGCCGCGAGTATCAAGGAGGAGCACGGCGACGAAGTCCTGGTGGAGCTTGCTGACAATGCGAAGAAGGTGACAGTCAACAAGGATGACATCCAGAAGATGAATCCACCGAAGTTCAGCAAGGTGGAAGACATGGCCGAGCTCACCTGTCTCAACGAGGCCTCGGTGCTGCACAACATCCGTGAAAGATACTTTTCGGGCCTTATTTAT ACATATTCAGGCCTGTTCTGTGTGGTGGTGAACCCCTACAAGATGTTGCCCATTTACTCCGAGAAGATAGTTGAAATGTACAAAGGCAAGAAGAGACATGAAGTCCCTCCACATATATACTCCATTACGGACAACGCCTATAGAAACATGATGCAAG ATCGTGAGGACCAGTCTATTCTCTGCAC TGGTGAGTCTGGCGCTGGCAAGACAGAGAACACCAAGAAGGTTATTCAGTACTTGGCTGTTGTGGCCTCATCACACAAAGGCAAGAAGGACAGCAGTGCT CAACAATCAGGATCACAGTTTGCCTAC GGAGAGCTAGAGAAGCAGCTCCTACAGGCCAATCCCATCCTGGAGGCTTTCGGGAATGCCAAAaccataaaaaatgacaactccTCTCGATTT GGTAAATTCATCCGAATCAACTTTGATGTGACAGGTTACATTGTTGGAGCCAATATTGAGACCT ACCTCTTGGAGAAGTCTCGTTGTATCAGGCAAGCAAAGATTGAAAGAGCCTTCCACATCTTCTACTATATGATAGCCGGTGCCAAGGACAACGTTCGag AGGAGCTTCTTCTAGAGCCCTTCAGTAACTACCGCTTTCTAGTTGCGGGCCACGTCCAGATCCCAGGCCAGCAAGATGACGAGCTGTACGAGGAAACAATGGAGGCCATGAACATTATGGGTTTTACGGATGAGGAACGAGTTG ATATCCTGAAGGTCTGTTCAACGGTCATGCAGCTGGGAAACATTGAGTTTAAGAAGGAGCGAAACCAGGAGCAGGCTACAATGCCTGATAACACAG CGGCTCAGAAGGTGTGTCACCTGCAGGGTATCAACGTAACAGACTTCACTCGTGCCATCCTCACACCTCGAATCAAAGTTGGCAGAGAGGTGGTGCAAAAAGCTCAGACCAAAGAGCAG GCAGACTTTGCCATTGAAGCCCTGGCAAAGGCTGTGTTTGAACGTCTGTTCCGCTGGATTTTGGGTAGAGTCAACAAAGCTCTAGACAAGACCAAACGCCAAGGGGCCTCTTTCCTTGGTATTCTTGATATCGCTGGCTTTGAGATATTTGAG GACAACTCCTTTGAGCAGCTATGTATCAATTACACCAACGAAAAACTCCAGCAGCTCTTCAACCATACCATGTTCATCCTGGAACAGGAAGAGTATCAAAGAGAAGGCATCGAGTGGAACTTTATTGATTTTGGTTTGGACCTACAACCTTGCATTGAGCTCATTGAAAGGCCG AACAACCCCCCTGGCATTCTAGCCTTGTTAGATGAAGAATGCTGGTTCCCAAAAGCCACAGACGTCTCCTTTGTGGAAAAACTCATGAGCACCCAAGGCAATCATGTTAAATTTGCTAAACCCAAAAAACTAATCGACAAGACAGAGTTTTCCCTTCTTCATTATGCTGGAAAG GTGGACTACAATGCCACATCCTGGTTGACAAAGAACATGGATCCTCTAAACGACAATGTTACCTCACTGCTTAACAACTCCTCCAGCTCATTTGTGCAAGATCTCTGGAAAGATA CTGACAGAGTTGTGGGTCTTGACACCATTGCCAAGATGTCAGACAGCTCAATGGGGGGTGGATCAAAGACCAAGAAGGGAATGTTCCGCACAGTTGGGCAACTCTACAAGGAGTCTCTTGCCAAACTCATGACCACACTGCACAACACCCAGCCCAACTTTGTCAGATGCATTATTCCAAACCACGAGAAGAGG GCAGGGAAATTGGATGCCAATCTGGTTCTGGAGCAGTTGAGGTGTAATGGCGTGTTGGAAGGAATCCGAATCTGTCGACAAGGATTCCCAAATCGAATTGTTTTCCAGGAGTTTCGCCAGCG TTATGAAGTTCTTGGAGCAAGTGCCATTCCCAAAGGTTTTATGGATGGAAAACAAGCATGCTGTCTCATG ATCAAACATCTGGACCTGGATCCAAATCTGTACAGAATTGGGCAGAGCAAGATATTTTTCCGTACAGGAGTTTTGGCCCAGCTGGAGGAGGAGAGGGATCTGAAGATAACTGTGATTATTATTGCCTTCCAGTCACAGGCTAGAGGCTTCCTGGCCAGAAA GGCATTTGCTAAGAGGCAGCAACAACTCACAGCCATGAAAGTCATTCAGAGAAATTGTGCCGCCTACCTCAAACTTAGAAATTGGCAGTGGTGGAGACTCTTCACAAAG GTGAAGCCTCTTCTCCAAGTCACACGTCAAGAGGAGGAGATGAGCCTAAAAGAGGACGAGCTACAAAAATCCAAGGAAAATGCTGCAAAGTATGAATCAGAGTTGAAAGAGATTACCTTAAAGCACACAACG ATTATGGAGGAAAGGAATGCGCTGCAGGAGCAGCTTCAAGCTGAGACAGAACTGTATGCAGAAGCTGAGGAGATGAGGGTGCGTTTGGGAGCTAAAAAACAGGAATTGGAAGAAATCCTTCATGAGATGGAGGCAAGACTTGATGAAGAGGAAGAACGTTCTCAGTCACTGCTGGTTGAAAAGAAGAAGATGCAACAGCAGATGCAG GAATTGGAAGAACAtttagaggaggaggaggatgcacGCCAAAAGCTGCAGTTGGAGAAGGTCACTTGTGAAGGAAAGATCAAAAAGCTTGAAGATGATATCCTGGTGATGGAAGACCAGAACAACAAGCTTCTGAAG GAGAGGAAGCTAATGGAGGAGAGGGTCGCAGACTATAGTACTAATTTAgctgaagaagaagagaagtcAAAGAACCTCaccaaactgaaaaataaacatgaatccATGATCTCTGAGCTAGAGG TCCGtctaaaaaaggaggaaaagacTCGGCAGGAGCTGGATAAAGTTAAGCGCAAGTTAGAGGCAGAGTCAAACGATCTGCAAGAGCAGCTTGCAGACCTGCAGGCCCAAATTGCTGAACTCAAAGCTCAGCTGGcaaagaaagaggaggagctaCAGACTTCCTTGGCCAG ATTAGAGGATGAGACTGCACAGAAGAACAACGCTCTGAAGAAAATCAGAGAGCTAGAGGGCCACATCTCTGACCTTCAGGAAGACCTTGACTCTGAGAGAGCAGCCAGAAACAAAGCAGAGAAGATGAAGCGTGACTTGGGAGAAGAGTTGGAGGCTCTAAAGTCAGAATTGGAGGATACCTTGGACAGTACCGCCACCCAGCAGGAACTCAG GGCCAAACGTGAGCAGGAGGTGACTTTGCTGAAGAGAGCTATTGACGATGAGAACCGTACTCACGAGGCCCAGATTCATGAAATGAGGCAGAAACACACGCAGGCTGTGGAAGAGCTCACAGAGCAACTAGAACAGTCAAAACGC GTCAAGTCAAACTTGGAGAAGGCAAAACAGACTCTGGAGAAAGAGAACTCTGAATTAACCACGGAGGTGCGCTCCCTCACTCAAGCCAAACAAGATGGTGAtcacaagaagaagaaattgGAGGGTCACGTAACAGATTTACAAACCCGCGTCAACGACAGTGAGAAGCAAAAGGCTGAACTGGGAGAACGCTGCTCTAAAATCACA ATTGAACTGGAGAGTGTGACAAACCTACTGAATGAAGTTGAGGGCAAAAATATTAAACTTAACAAAGATGTTTCCAGCTTTAGCTCCCAACTCCAGGATGCACAG GAGTTGCTGGCTGAGGAAACGCGTCAGAAGCTGCAGTTTTCTACAAAGCTTCGACAGTCGGAGGATGACAAGAACAGCTTACAAGAGCAGCTTGAGGAAGAAATGGAAGCCAAGAGGAACATTGAGAGACAAGTGTCCACTCTCAATATCCAG CTATCCGATACTAAGAAAAAGCTTGAGGAAATGTGTGGGAATTCTGAGCTGCTGGAAGAAAGCAAAAAGCGTCTGCAGAGAGATTTGGAGGCGGCCAACACTCAGTTCGAGGAAAAAGCCGCTGCTTACGACAAATTGGAAAAGACTAAAAACCGTTTGCAACAAGAGCTGGAGGACACATTGATGGATCTTGACAACCAAAGGCAGAATGTTTCAAACCTtgagaagaaacaaaaaaagtttgaccag ATGCTGGCAGAGGAGAAATCTGTCTCTAGTAAATACGCAGACGAGCGAGATCGAGCCGAAGCTGAAGCCAGAGAAAAGGAGACAAAGTCTCTGTCTTTGGCAAGGGCTTTGGATGAAGCCCAGGATTCTAGAGAGGAGCTGGAAAGGGCCAACAAGGCCTTGAAGGCTGAGATGGAGGATCTGATCAGTTCCAAGGATGATGTTGGCAAAAAT GTACATGAGTTGGAGAAGTCTAAGCGAGGCTTGGAGGCCCAAGTGGAGGAGATGAAAACTcaattggaggagctggaggatGAGCTCCAGGCAGCTGAGGATGCCAAACTGCGCCTGGAGGTCAACATGCAGGCTCTGAAGGCCCAATTTGAGAGGGATCTTCAAGGCCGTGATGAGATGGGAGAGGAGAAGAAAAGACAGCTTGTCAAGCAG GTGCGTGAGTTGGAGACAGAGCTGGAGGATGAACGCAAACAGAGGGCCTCGGCAGCAGCAGCCAAGAAGAAGATGGAGACGGATATCAAAGACCTGGAGGGCCAGATTGACACAGCCAATAAGGGAAGAGATGAGGCCATTAAGCAGCTCCGAAAGATCCAG ACTCAAATGAAAGACTTCCAGAGGGAGCTGGAGGATGCCCGTGCAGCTCGTGAAGAAGTCCTGACTACAGCCAAAGAGAGTGAGAAGAAAGCTAAGAGCCTGGAGGCCGAGTTGATCCAACTGCAAGAG GAACTAGCTTCTGCTGAAAGGGCGCGGAAGCAAGCAGAGGCTGAAAGAGATGAGCTGTCAGATGAGTTGGCAAGCAACACTTCAGGAAA ATCAGCCTTGTCTGACGAGAAACGACGTCTGGAAGCTAAGATCTCCCAGCTGGAAGAAGAACTCGAGGAAGAGCAGAGCAACATGGAGATCCTCAATGATAGGCTGAGGAAGAGCACACAGCAG GTGGACCAGATGAACAACGAGCTGCAAACGGAGCGCTCTACTTCTCAAAAGAATGAGAGTGCCCGGCAGCAGTTGGAGCGCCACAACAAGGAGATGAAGGCTAAGCTCAGTGAGATGGAAAACCAGGTCAAGTCCAAGTTCAAAGCCTCCATTACAGCTTTGGAGGGAAAGGTGGCCCAACTGGAGGAGGCTCTTGAGCTGGAGAACAG AGAGAAGCAGGCTAATGCCAAGAGTATGCGCCAAAAGGATAAGAAGCTCAAAGATGTTCTGATGCAGGTGGAGGATGAAAGGAAACAGGCTGAACAGTACAAAGAGCAG GCGGAGAAGGCAAACACACGCATGAAGCAGTTGAAGCGGCAGCTGGAGGAGTCAGAGGAGGAGTCTCAGCGAGCCACAGCAGCTCGCAGAAAGCTGCAGCGAGAGCTGGATGAAGCCACCGAGACCAATGATGCCATGAGTCGTGAGGTCAACTCTCTCAAGAGCAAACTCAG GCGTGGAAACGAGCCCTCCTTCAGCAACGCACCTCGGCGTATGGGTGGAGGTCGGCGGGCAGTTGAGGATGCGTCCGAAGAGGAGGTGGACTCTCAAAATGACTTAAATGGAAAGTCAGCAGATTGA